In the genome of Enterococcus hirae ATCC 9790, one region contains:
- the recJ gene encoding single-stranded-DNA-specific exonuclease RecJ, with protein sequence MRQAIYDWQLSESEPTEMFLQSIKQENLSPFIGKLLWQRGYRDVEKVKEFLNPKHQELHDPYLMHDMDKAISRIQEAVINGEKIVVYGDYDADGITSTTVMKETLELLGANVETFLPNRFIHGYGPNKAVYQEKIDAGAQLIITVDNGVAGHDAVAYAQQAGVDVIITDHHEMPSELPEAYAIVHPRHPQGNYPFPDLAGVGVAFKVATALLEEPPAEFLDLVAIGTIADLVSMTGENRTLVALGLDTIKETERIGLQALFNESGVSMKEADETTIGFSIAPRLNAIGRMGDPNPAVEMLATFDEEAALTYAKKLNTINEERKAVVEKITQEALEMIDETNQIHLLAHPGWHEGVLGIVAGKLMNATGKPTIVLTIKEDGTAKGSGRSVEALNLYEMLDAMRDLFTFFGGHHAAVGLTMPSDNLQELQKRMNQYVSEQKIDLTKGAALPIDEVLTPKDVTIELLNELKLLAPYGTDNAVPHFLFRQILAENVKRIGTSQQHLKLTLMEEASPLDAVAFGFGDQEAELLNNPVDIVGKLAINEWNGRKKPQLLVSDFVVDGFQIFDWRSKRYRQLTKVDPQTLYLAFDRSSLKEISGLATDNVHVFESGEHIKQLIHDNSYHSLLVVDCPNDLEILKEILAFGSFDRMYLLGISYEEAYLNGVGSREQYAKLFKLIHTQEKIDIRYKLGSIAQYLKIPQKLLIFMIQVFFELKFVTIEDGVLQKIANPKSHPLTDSVRYQQRIKKIKVEEFLLLSDIPSIKKRLTT encoded by the coding sequence GTGAGACAAGCAATTTATGATTGGCAATTAAGTGAATCAGAACCGACTGAAATGTTTCTTCAAAGTATAAAGCAAGAGAATCTATCGCCTTTTATTGGCAAATTACTTTGGCAACGAGGCTATCGTGATGTAGAGAAAGTAAAAGAATTTTTGAATCCCAAACATCAAGAATTGCATGATCCTTACTTAATGCATGACATGGATAAAGCCATCAGTCGAATCCAAGAAGCGGTGATCAATGGTGAAAAAATAGTCGTTTATGGTGACTACGATGCAGATGGGATTACAAGTACGACAGTGATGAAAGAAACATTGGAGCTACTCGGCGCCAATGTCGAAACATTTTTACCCAATCGTTTTATCCATGGCTATGGACCAAACAAAGCCGTTTATCAAGAAAAAATTGATGCAGGTGCGCAATTGATCATTACAGTGGACAATGGTGTGGCTGGTCACGATGCCGTAGCTTATGCGCAACAAGCAGGTGTTGATGTAATCATCACAGATCACCATGAAATGCCCAGTGAATTACCTGAAGCCTACGCTATCGTGCATCCACGACATCCACAAGGGAATTATCCGTTTCCTGATCTAGCAGGTGTCGGAGTAGCTTTTAAAGTGGCAACAGCATTATTAGAAGAACCTCCTGCTGAATTTTTAGATTTAGTGGCGATTGGAACGATTGCAGACTTGGTATCAATGACAGGCGAAAATCGCACACTTGTTGCTTTAGGGTTAGATACGATCAAAGAAACCGAACGGATCGGTTTACAAGCTTTATTTAATGAAAGTGGCGTCTCTATGAAAGAAGCAGATGAAACGACCATCGGCTTTTCAATTGCCCCTCGGCTCAACGCGATTGGCCGAATGGGTGATCCTAATCCAGCTGTCGAGATGCTAGCTACCTTTGATGAGGAAGCGGCACTCACGTATGCCAAAAAACTCAACACGATCAATGAAGAAAGAAAAGCAGTCGTTGAAAAAATTACCCAAGAAGCATTGGAAATGATTGATGAAACGAATCAGATCCACCTTCTTGCCCATCCTGGGTGGCATGAGGGAGTGTTGGGGATCGTAGCTGGTAAGCTGATGAATGCCACTGGTAAACCGACGATCGTCTTAACGATCAAAGAAGATGGTACAGCGAAAGGATCTGGCCGAAGTGTCGAAGCCCTGAATCTATATGAAATGTTAGATGCGATGCGTGACTTATTTACTTTCTTTGGAGGACACCATGCTGCTGTAGGGTTAACGATGCCTAGTGATAATCTTCAAGAATTACAAAAACGAATGAATCAGTATGTTTCCGAACAAAAAATTGATTTGACAAAAGGCGCAGCTTTACCGATCGACGAAGTCCTTACACCCAAAGATGTAACCATTGAATTGCTTAATGAATTAAAGTTACTTGCACCATATGGTACAGACAATGCGGTACCTCACTTTCTGTTTCGCCAAATCTTGGCTGAAAATGTGAAAAGAATTGGTACGAGTCAGCAACATTTGAAGTTAACATTGATGGAAGAAGCTAGTCCGTTAGATGCGGTAGCATTTGGTTTTGGCGACCAAGAAGCTGAGCTGTTAAATAATCCAGTGGATATCGTTGGGAAATTAGCTATCAATGAATGGAACGGTCGGAAAAAACCGCAATTGCTGGTATCAGACTTTGTTGTTGATGGATTTCAAATTTTTGATTGGCGTTCAAAGAGATACCGTCAGTTAACGAAAGTTGATCCACAAACATTGTATCTTGCGTTTGATCGCTCTTCTTTAAAAGAAATCTCTGGACTGGCTACAGACAATGTCCACGTGTTCGAAAGTGGGGAACATATCAAGCAGTTGATCCACGATAATTCATATCATTCCTTGCTGGTAGTTGATTGTCCAAATGATTTAGAAATATTAAAAGAAATCCTTGCCTTTGGTTCTTTCGATCGAATGTACTTATTAGGGATTTCTTATGAAGAAGCTTATTTGAATGGAGTTGGTTCAAGAGAACAATATGCCAAATTGTTCAAACTGATCCATACACAAGAAAAAATAGATATTCGCTATAAATTAGGCTCAATTGCTCAATATCTAAAAATACCACAAAAATTATTAATTTTTATGATTCAGGTGTTTTTTGAATTGAAATTTGTTACAATAGAAGATGGCGTTTTGCAAAAGATCGCTAATCCCAAAAGTCATCCGTTGACTGATAGCGTGCGTTATCAGCAACGAATAAAAAAAATCAAAGTAGAGGAATTCTTATTGTTAAGTGATATTCCCTCTATTAAAAAAAGGTTAACAACCTAG
- the rnz gene encoding ribonuclease Z, with the protein MELQFLGTGAGVPAKHRNVTSIALKLLDERNEVWLFDCGEGTQMQILRTNIRPRKIEKIFITHLHGDHIFGLPGLLSSRSFQGGDTPLEIYGPKGIETFVKTSLAVSQTRLGYPLKFIELVEDQPIFQDQHFSVYTKKLDHGIASYGFRVVEHDHKGELQVEKLQELNIPAGPIYGKLKKGESVQLPDGRVVDGKQFVGPDKKGRIVTILGDTRKTANSVVLAQDCDVLVHESTFNKNEAKLAKNYFHSTTYQAAEVAKEAAAKSLLLTHISARYLGKAAQELEEEAREVFANTRIMKDFDTVDIPFREEEKNEFRK; encoded by the coding sequence ATGGAATTACAATTTTTAGGAACTGGTGCAGGGGTACCTGCCAAACATCGAAACGTTACCAGTATTGCATTAAAACTTTTGGATGAAAGAAATGAAGTCTGGTTATTTGACTGTGGTGAAGGAACGCAAATGCAAATCTTACGTACCAACATTCGTCCAAGAAAGATTGAAAAGATATTTATTACTCACTTACATGGTGACCATATCTTTGGGTTGCCAGGCTTGTTAAGCAGTCGTTCATTCCAAGGGGGAGATACGCCCCTGGAAATCTACGGACCAAAAGGAATCGAAACATTTGTCAAAACTTCGTTAGCTGTTTCGCAAACACGTTTAGGCTATCCGTTGAAATTCATCGAGTTAGTTGAAGATCAGCCGATTTTTCAAGATCAGCATTTTTCTGTCTATACTAAAAAATTAGATCATGGAATTGCCAGCTATGGCTTTCGGGTTGTGGAACATGACCATAAAGGAGAGCTTCAAGTTGAAAAATTACAAGAACTGAATATTCCGGCTGGACCAATATATGGAAAGTTGAAAAAAGGAGAATCTGTTCAATTACCTGATGGAAGGGTTGTGGATGGGAAGCAGTTTGTGGGACCAGACAAAAAAGGGCGGATCGTTACGATTTTAGGTGATACGAGGAAGACAGCAAATTCAGTCGTGTTGGCCCAAGACTGTGATGTTTTGGTTCATGAAAGTACGTTTAACAAAAATGAAGCCAAGCTGGCAAAGAACTACTTCCATTCGACGACTTATCAAGCGGCTGAAGTAGCTAAAGAAGCAGCAGCGAAAAGTTTGTTATTAACCCATATCAGTGCGCGCTATTTAGGAAAAGCTGCGCAAGAGCTAGAAGAAGAGGCACGTGAGGTCTTTGCAAATACAAGGATCATGAAAGATTTTGATACTGTCGATATTCCATTTCGTGAGGAGGAAAAGAATGAATTTAGAAAATAA
- the lexA gene encoding transcriptional repressor LexA: MARQTETRQIEVLRYIHEQVSQKGYPPTVREIGEAVQLSSTSTVHGHLARLEKKGFIQRDPTKPRAIELTKQGLAKIGVKPSTIPVLGVVTAGEPILAVEDASDFFPIPPNLSSEDGSLFMLTIRGESMINAGILDGDNVIVRKQETAQNGDIVIAMTAEDEATCKRFYKEKNHFRLQPENDLLEPIILDQVSILGRVVGLYRSHIY, from the coding sequence GTGGCCCGACAAACCGAAACCAGACAAATCGAAGTCTTACGATATATCCACGAGCAAGTTTCCCAAAAAGGCTACCCACCAACTGTTCGGGAGATCGGAGAAGCGGTTCAGCTTTCTTCTACCTCCACAGTTCACGGTCATCTTGCACGATTGGAAAAAAAAGGATTTATTCAACGTGACCCTACGAAACCACGTGCAATCGAATTAACAAAACAAGGATTAGCCAAAATAGGGGTAAAACCTTCCACGATTCCAGTGCTTGGTGTGGTCACTGCAGGTGAACCGATTTTAGCAGTTGAAGATGCGTCCGATTTCTTTCCGATCCCTCCTAACCTTTCTTCTGAAGATGGAAGCTTGTTCATGTTGACGATCCGCGGAGAAAGTATGATCAATGCAGGAATTTTAGACGGAGATAATGTAATTGTCCGTAAACAAGAAACTGCCCAAAACGGGGATATCGTGATTGCAATGACCGCCGAAGATGAAGCGACTTGTAAACGATTCTATAAAGAAAAAAATCATTTTCGTTTACAACCGGAAAACGATCTTCTTGAACCGATCATTTTAGATCAAGTCTCTATTTTAGGTCGAGTCGTTGGGCTCTACCGCAGTCATATCTATTAA
- a CDS encoding DUF896 family protein, with translation MLSPEKITRINELAQKKKTEGLTADEEKEQLALREEYLSAFRSGMRHHIEGMKIVDPEGNDVTPEKLKEIQREKGLHRRGNKFQ, from the coding sequence ATGTTATCACCGGAAAAAATTACCCGCATCAACGAACTGGCCCAAAAAAAGAAAACAGAAGGCTTAACAGCTGACGAAGAAAAAGAACAATTGGCGTTAAGAGAAGAGTATCTGTCTGCTTTTCGTTCTGGGATGCGACACCATATCGAAGGGATGAAAATCGTTGATCCAGAAGGTAACGATGTCACTCCAGAAAAATTGAAAGAAATCCAACGTGAAAAAGGCTTACATCGTCGAGGAAATAAGTTTCAGTAA
- a CDS encoding LapA family protein: MKKQSSVIIGFLLVLIIVVFAVLNNRNVPVNFGIASFSAPLILVIIGSAIIGALIVFVTASTTLWQQKKQIKQLKQELSDYQENLDKKIAEAKEEQQRTFRNERAELEAAYQAELQATKKQLQQAQSSTSDTQKISAKQSYNYFD, from the coding sequence ATGAAAAAACAAAGTAGTGTGATTATTGGATTTTTGCTTGTCTTGATTATTGTCGTATTTGCTGTATTAAACAACAGAAATGTTCCTGTTAACTTTGGGATTGCTTCATTTTCTGCACCATTGATTTTAGTTATCATTGGTTCGGCGATTATTGGTGCATTGATTGTTTTTGTTACTGCATCAACCACTTTATGGCAACAGAAAAAACAAATCAAACAATTAAAGCAGGAACTATCAGATTATCAAGAGAATCTTGATAAGAAAATTGCTGAAGCAAAGGAAGAACAACAACGAACATTCCGAAATGAACGAGCAGAATTAGAAGCTGCTTATCAGGCAGAATTACAAGCAACGAAAAAACAACTACAACAAGCACAGTCGTCAACATCTGATACGCAGAAAATTTCAGCAAAGCAAAGCTATAATTATTTTGACTAA
- the tkt gene encoding transketolase, whose protein sequence is MFDKIDQLGVNTIRTLSIEAVQKANSGHPGLPMGAAPMAYALWTKHLKVNPTTSKNWVDRDRFVLSAGHGSAMLYSLLHLSGYQVTIDDLKQFRQWDSKTPGHPEVNHTDGVEATTGPLGQGIAMAVGMAMAEAHLAATYNRENFKVVDHYTYSLCGDGDLMEGVSQEASSMAAHMKLGKLIVLYDSNDISLDGPTSKAFTENVGARYEAYGWQHILVKDGNDLEAINQAIEEAKAETEKPTLIEVKTVIGYGAPKEGTSAVHGAPIGDDGIKMAKGVYGWEYPDFTVPEEVAERFHQTMVEEGQKAENEWKEMFENYKHAYPELAQQFEDAFAGKLPADWDAELPSYEVGESQASRVSSKEVIQELSKAIPSFWGGSADLSGSNNTMVTADKDFTPEHYEGRNIWFGVREFAMAAAMNGIQLHGGTRIYGGTFFVFVDYLRPAVRLAAIQNTPVIYVLTHDSVAVGEDGPTHEPIEQLASVRCMPGVHVIRPADGNETRAAWKVAMESTDTPTILVLSRQNLPVLPSTKEVADEMVKKGAYVLSPAQGETPEGILIATGSEVDLAVKAQKELAAAGKDVSVVSMPSFDLFEKQSAEYKESVLPKAVTKRVAIEAAASFGWERYVGTEGTTITIDHFGASAPGNKILEEFGFTVENVVATFNQL, encoded by the coding sequence TTGTTCGACAAAATCGACCAACTTGGCGTTAACACGATCCGTACATTAAGTATTGAAGCAGTTCAAAAGGCAAATTCTGGACACCCAGGGTTACCAATGGGGGCAGCCCCAATGGCATATGCACTCTGGACGAAACATTTGAAAGTGAACCCAACGACTTCAAAAAATTGGGTTGACCGTGACCGTTTTGTCTTATCCGCAGGACATGGTTCGGCAATGTTATACAGCTTACTACATTTATCAGGTTATCAAGTCACAATCGATGACTTAAAACAATTCCGTCAATGGGATTCAAAAACACCTGGACATCCAGAGGTCAATCATACTGACGGAGTAGAAGCAACAACTGGACCGTTAGGACAAGGAATCGCTATGGCTGTAGGTATGGCAATGGCAGAAGCTCACTTGGCAGCAACATATAACAGAGAAAACTTCAAAGTGGTAGATCACTATACTTATTCTCTTTGTGGCGACGGCGACTTGATGGAAGGCGTTTCGCAAGAAGCAAGTTCAATGGCTGCTCACATGAAATTAGGTAAATTGATCGTATTGTATGATTCAAATGATATTTCATTAGATGGTCCTACTTCAAAAGCTTTCACTGAAAATGTAGGAGCTCGTTATGAAGCTTATGGCTGGCAACATATTTTGGTTAAAGATGGGAATGATTTGGAAGCCATCAATCAAGCGATCGAAGAAGCAAAAGCTGAAACTGAAAAACCAACATTGATCGAAGTCAAAACAGTGATCGGCTACGGAGCTCCTAAAGAAGGAACTTCTGCTGTCCATGGGGCACCAATTGGCGATGATGGAATTAAAATGGCTAAAGGAGTGTATGGTTGGGAGTATCCTGATTTCACAGTTCCAGAAGAAGTAGCTGAAAGATTCCACCAAACAATGGTTGAAGAAGGGCAAAAAGCTGAAAATGAATGGAAAGAAATGTTTGAAAACTATAAACATGCTTATCCAGAATTAGCTCAACAATTTGAAGATGCGTTTGCTGGAAAACTTCCAGCTGACTGGGATGCTGAATTACCTTCTTATGAAGTAGGCGAAAGTCAAGCTAGCCGGGTTTCAAGCAAAGAAGTGATTCAAGAGTTATCAAAAGCAATCCCAAGTTTCTGGGGCGGATCAGCGGACTTATCAGGTTCGAATAATACGATGGTCACTGCGGACAAAGACTTTACTCCAGAACATTATGAAGGTCGTAATATTTGGTTTGGCGTTCGTGAGTTTGCGATGGCAGCTGCGATGAACGGTATCCAGCTTCATGGCGGAACTCGTATCTATGGCGGTACATTCTTTGTTTTCGTTGATTACTTACGTCCAGCAGTCCGTTTAGCAGCTATTCAAAATACACCGGTCATCTACGTGTTGACACATGATTCAGTGGCGGTTGGTGAAGATGGACCAACACATGAGCCAATCGAACAATTAGCGTCTGTAAGATGTATGCCAGGTGTTCACGTGATTCGTCCAGCCGATGGGAATGAAACACGCGCTGCTTGGAAAGTAGCAATGGAATCGACTGATACACCAACGATCTTGGTTTTAAGTCGTCAAAATCTTCCAGTTCTGCCATCAACGAAAGAAGTGGCAGACGAAATGGTGAAAAAAGGAGCTTATGTACTATCACCAGCTCAAGGAGAAACACCAGAAGGTATCTTGATCGCGACTGGTTCTGAAGTGGATCTAGCAGTCAAAGCACAAAAAGAATTGGCAGCAGCTGGAAAAGATGTTTCAGTCGTTTCAATGCCAAGTTTCGATTTATTTGAAAAACAATCTGCAGAATACAAAGAAAGCGTCTTACCAAAAGCCGTAACAAAACGAGTAGCTATTGAAGCAGCAGCTTCATTTGGTTGGGAACGCTATGTTGGGACAGAAGGAACAACTATCACGATCGATCATTTTGGTGCTTCTGCTCCAGGAAATAAAATTCTTGAAGAATTTGGTTTCACTGTGGAAAATGTTGTAGCAACTTTCAACCAATTATAA
- a CDS encoding NADH oxidase, with protein MKVVVIGCTHAGTAAVKSILKNHPEADVTVYERNDNISFLSCGIALYVGGVVKDPAGLFYSNPEELHSLGATVKMEHDVTDVDTEKKTVTAKDLKTGEVETVSYDKLVMTTGSWPIIPPIKGIESKNILLCKNYNQANEIIAQAEDAKRVVIVGGGYIGIELVEAFVESGKQVTLIDGLDRILNKYLDKPFTDVLEKELVDRGVTLALGENVSEFIADEEGKVKQVATAKETFDADMVILCVGFRPNTTLVDGKVDTLPNGAIKVNEYMQTSDPDIFAAGDSAVVSYNPSGTQNYIPLATNAVRQGLLVGNNLTEHKMAYRGTQGTSGLYLFGWTIGSTGVTKESAPMNNLEVQATVFEDNYRPEFMPTNEKVMMELVYEKGTNRIVGAQFMSKYDITQSANTMSLAVQNKMTVEDLALSDFFFQPHFDRPWNYLNLLAQAALGEIETAQ; from the coding sequence ATGAAAGTTGTAGTAATTGGCTGCACGCATGCGGGTACAGCAGCTGTTAAAAGTATCTTAAAAAATCACCCAGAAGCGGATGTTACTGTGTACGAGCGAAATGATAATATTTCCTTTTTATCATGTGGGATCGCATTATACGTGGGTGGTGTAGTAAAAGACCCAGCCGGTTTATTCTATTCTAATCCTGAAGAACTACATTCTTTAGGTGCAACTGTAAAAATGGAACATGATGTAACTGACGTGGATACTGAAAAGAAAACTGTGACAGCCAAAGATCTAAAAACTGGTGAAGTTGAAACAGTTTCTTATGATAAATTGGTAATGACTACTGGCTCTTGGCCAATCATTCCGCCAATCAAAGGAATTGAATCAAAAAATATTTTGTTATGTAAAAACTATAACCAAGCAAATGAAATTATTGCACAAGCAGAAGATGCCAAACGGGTGGTCATCGTAGGTGGCGGTTATATCGGTATCGAATTAGTCGAAGCTTTTGTTGAATCTGGTAAACAAGTTACATTGATTGATGGTTTAGATCGTATTTTAAATAAATATCTTGATAAACCATTCACAGATGTATTAGAAAAAGAACTTGTCGACCGTGGAGTTACTCTAGCATTAGGTGAAAATGTTTCTGAGTTTATTGCGGATGAAGAGGGTAAAGTGAAACAAGTAGCAACTGCTAAAGAAACTTTTGACGCGGACATGGTCATCTTATGTGTTGGTTTTAGACCAAATACGACATTAGTTGATGGAAAAGTTGATACGTTACCTAATGGAGCCATCAAAGTTAATGAATACATGCAAACAAGCGATCCAGATATCTTTGCTGCAGGGGATTCTGCTGTAGTAAGTTATAACCCAAGTGGTACCCAAAATTATATTCCTTTGGCAACTAACGCAGTTCGTCAAGGATTGTTAGTAGGAAATAACTTGACTGAACATAAAATGGCGTATCGTGGAACGCAAGGAACGTCTGGACTTTACCTATTTGGTTGGACGATTGGTTCAACAGGGGTGACAAAAGAGAGCGCACCTATGAATAATTTAGAAGTCCAAGCAACGGTCTTTGAAGACAATTATCGTCCAGAATTCATGCCAACAAATGAAAAAGTGATGATGGAATTGGTTTATGAAAAAGGGACAAACCGCATTGTCGGTGCCCAATTCATGTCGAAATATGATATCACTCAATCAGCAAATACGATGTCACTGGCTGTTCAAAATAAAATGACCGTTGAAGATCTAGCGCTATCTGATTTCTTCTTCCAACCTCATTTTGACCGTCCATGGAACTACTTGAACCTATTGGCACAAGCTGCATTGGGCGAAATCGAAACTGCGCAATAA
- a CDS encoding glucosaminidase domain-containing protein yields the protein MQELKTRSARHQKNKRTMVINKKAIAPLMGTTLLVGPMMVTAAPQNVRADEQVTQTTADPQAFINQIGWAASEVAANNDLYASVMIAQALLESAYGTSSLASAPNYNLFGVKGSYSGQVVYMATKEYLNGQWVTMNEPFRKYSSYWESLQDHANVLRSTSFSIGDYHYAGVWKSNTTSFYDATAYLTGRYATDPGYGAKLNSLINTYNLTRFDTPSSGTTTTSTSTTTTTTTSTTSSTSGSQTYKVVSGDTLWDIAQKFGLSVDDLMAKNGMTMSNYSLLVGQEINV from the coding sequence ATGCAAGAGCTGAAAACCCGCAGTGCCCGACACCAAAAGAATAAAAGAACCATGGTGATCAATAAAAAAGCGATTGCTCCTTTGATGGGGACAACTCTTTTAGTGGGGCCAATGATGGTTACAGCAGCACCGCAAAATGTACGAGCAGATGAGCAGGTCACACAAACGACTGCAGATCCACAAGCTTTCATCAATCAAATCGGTTGGGCAGCTTCTGAAGTGGCTGCAAACAATGATTTATATGCATCGGTCATGATTGCCCAAGCTTTATTAGAAAGTGCTTATGGCACATCTAGCCTGGCAAGTGCGCCAAACTATAATTTATTCGGAGTTAAAGGAAGTTATAGTGGTCAAGTCGTTTATATGGCTACAAAGGAATATCTTAATGGACAATGGGTCACGATGAATGAACCTTTCCGTAAATATTCTTCTTATTGGGAATCTCTGCAAGATCATGCCAACGTTTTGCGTTCAACTAGTTTTTCAATTGGAGACTATCATTATGCTGGTGTCTGGAAAAGTAATACCACGAGTTTTTACGATGCGACAGCATATCTAACTGGTCGTTATGCAACAGATCCGGGTTACGGAGCAAAATTGAACTCATTGATTAATACGTATAATTTAACCCGATTTGATACGCCTTCGTCCGGTACAACAACGACAAGTACAAGTACTACAACCACGACTACTACGTCAACTACCTCTTCAACAAGCGGCAGCCAGACTTATAAAGTGGTTTCAGGTGATACTTTGTGGGATATCGCACAGAAATTTGGTTTGTCAGTTGATGACTTAATGGCTAAAAATGGGATGACGATGTCTAACTATTCCTTATTAGTCGGACAAGAAATAAACGTTTAG
- a CDS encoding Fur family transcriptional regulator gives MENKLLVEETIEKLKKENIRITPQRYAVLEYLIEHHSHPTADEIYRALEDRFPNMSVATVYNNLRLFTSIGFVQEMKFGDSSSRFDFSSKRHYHVICENCGKIVDFHYPDLADIEMAAGRLTNFEINEHRLELYGRCPECQKEQAI, from the coding sequence ATGGAGAATAAACTATTAGTTGAAGAAACAATCGAAAAATTGAAAAAGGAAAATATACGGATCACACCTCAGAGGTATGCAGTTTTAGAGTATCTGATTGAACATCATTCACATCCGACTGCTGACGAAATTTATCGTGCTCTGGAAGATCGTTTTCCGAATATGAGTGTGGCAACAGTTTATAACAATTTAAGATTGTTTACTTCAATTGGCTTTGTACAAGAGATGAAATTTGGGGATTCATCTAGTCGATTCGATTTTAGTTCAAAACGTCACTATCATGTGATATGCGAAAATTGTGGAAAGATCGTCGATTTTCATTATCCTGATTTAGCGGATATCGAAATGGCAGCTGGTCGATTGACGAACTTTGAGATCAATGAGCATCGTTTGGAATTATATGGTCGCTGTCCTGAGTGTCAAAAAGAACAAGCGATTTAG
- a CDS encoding adenine phosphoribosyltransferase has translation MASIPDYPAKGIIFRDISPLMADGDAYREATKQIVDYAKEKRIDMVVGPEARGFIVGCPVAYELGVGFAPVRKKGKLPRETIEVTYGLEYGTDTLTLHKDAIQPGQRVLICDDLLATGGTIKATIELVEKLGGVVVGCAFLIELMDLDGREKIEGYDMITLMEY, from the coding sequence ATTGCAAGTATTCCTGATTATCCAGCAAAAGGAATTATTTTTCGTGACATCTCGCCCCTTATGGCTGATGGAGATGCCTACAGAGAAGCAACGAAACAGATCGTAGATTATGCGAAAGAAAAAAGAATCGATATGGTTGTAGGACCAGAAGCGCGAGGATTCATCGTTGGCTGTCCTGTAGCTTACGAATTAGGAGTTGGATTTGCACCTGTACGTAAAAAAGGGAAGTTGCCTCGTGAAACGATCGAAGTAACTTACGGACTGGAATACGGTACAGATACATTGACACTCCATAAAGACGCGATCCAACCTGGACAAAGAGTCTTGATTTGTGATGACTTATTGGCTACAGGGGGAACGATCAAAGCAACGATCGAATTAGTAGAAAAATTGGGCGGTGTCGTTGTTGGCTGTGCTTTCTTGATCGAACTAATGGACTTAGATGGTCGTGAAAAAATCGAAGGATATGATATGATCACCTTGATGGAATATTAA
- a CDS encoding SDR family NAD(P)-dependent oxidoreductase: MNLENKVVLVTGSSGGLGAQICYEAAKKGAIVIACARRSQLIDEVKAECQRLSGKEAYAFPVDVSDPDSVDRLYEQVMQTVGRVDVLVNNAGFGIFEDFLTFDLGKAYDMFEVNVLGMMVLTQKFAIDMAERRQGHIINIASMAGKMATAKSTIYSATKFAVLGFSNALRLELRPLGVAVTTVNPGPVATEFFDKADPTGSYLEKVSQLVLEPEKLAKTIVRTMEHPKREVNRPVLLEIAAKFYTLFPTIGDYLASGIFNKK; the protein is encoded by the coding sequence ATGAATTTAGAAAATAAAGTTGTCTTAGTTACCGGTAGTTCTGGTGGATTGGGCGCTCAAATCTGTTATGAAGCTGCAAAAAAAGGTGCTATCGTCATTGCTTGTGCTCGACGCAGCCAATTGATTGATGAGGTTAAAGCAGAATGTCAGAGATTAAGCGGAAAGGAAGCCTATGCTTTTCCAGTAGATGTGAGTGATCCTGACAGCGTCGATCGGCTCTATGAACAAGTGATGCAAACAGTCGGACGTGTAGATGTGTTAGTCAATAATGCCGGCTTTGGCATTTTTGAAGATTTTTTAACTTTCGATTTAGGAAAAGCTTACGATATGTTTGAAGTAAATGTACTAGGTATGATGGTCTTAACCCAAAAATTTGCGATTGATATGGCTGAAAGAAGGCAAGGACATATCATCAATATCGCTTCAATGGCTGGGAAAATGGCGACGGCGAAATCAACGATCTATTCAGCAACAAAATTTGCTGTCTTAGGCTTTTCTAATGCCTTACGATTAGAATTAAGACCACTTGGAGTGGCAGTCACTACGGTGAATCCAGGACCGGTTGCTACTGAATTTTTTGATAAAGCTGATCCTACCGGCAGTTATTTAGAAAAAGTTAGTCAACTTGTTTTAGAACCGGAGAAACTAGCAAAAACAATTGTACGAACAATGGAACATCCAAAGCGTGAAGTGAATCGTCCTGTCCTTCTTGAAATAGCGGCTAAATTTTACACTCTCTTTCCGACTATTGGCGACTACCTCGCAAGTGGGATTTTTAATAAAAAGTAG